One region of Ictalurus punctatus breed USDA103 chromosome 6, Coco_2.0, whole genome shotgun sequence genomic DNA includes:
- the ybey gene encoding endoribonuclease YbeY isoform X3, translated as MVVLLRNLQNVVPIRRARLRKDVETLKRILGVQRFDVGIVCVDNRKIQHINNIYRKKNMPTDVLSFPFYEDLRPGKLPCALHGDEYNLGDIFLGVEYVMQQCQERSWDFHGTLTMFRKESYVLREFNRLTGSHLEPLTKRCTGDG; from the exons atggttGTACTTCTGCGAAATCTGCAAAACGTTGTTCCGATTCGACGTGCCAGGTTGCGCAAAGACGTGGAGACGCTGAAACGCATTTTGGGCGTTCAGAGATTTGACGTGGGCATCGTGTGTGTGGACAACCGCAAAATCCAACACATCAACAACATCTACAGGAAAAAGAACATGCCCACAGATGTGCTCTCATTCCCCTTTTATGAG GACTTGAGGCCAGGCAAGCTCCCATGCGCCCTCCACGGAGATGAGTATAATTTAGGAGATATTTTCTTGGGAGTAGAATATGTAATGCAACAGTGTCAAGAAAgatcctgggattttcacggaACGCTCACA ATGTTTCGGAAAGAAAGTTACGTCCTACGGGAGTTCAACAGACTAACCGGCAGTCATCTTGAGCCTCTAACAAAAAGATGCACAGGAGACGGGTGA
- the ybey gene encoding endoribonuclease YbeY isoform X2, with translation MVVLLRNLQNVVPIRRARLRKDVETLKRILGVQRFDVGIVCVDNRKIQHINNIYRKKNMPTDVLSFPFYEDLRPGKLPCALHGDEYNLGDIFLGVEYVMQQCQERSWDFHGTLTVVAAHGICHLLGYRHETEEEWDEMFRKESYVLREFNRLTGSHLEPLTKRCTGDG, from the exons atggttGTACTTCTGCGAAATCTGCAAAACGTTGTTCCGATTCGACGTGCCAGGTTGCGCAAAGACGTGGAGACGCTGAAACGCATTTTGGGCGTTCAGAGATTTGACGTGGGCATCGTGTGTGTGGACAACCGCAAAATCCAACACATCAACAACATCTACAGGAAAAAGAACATGCCCACAGATGTGCTCTCATTCCCCTTTTATGAG GACTTGAGGCCAGGCAAGCTCCCATGCGCCCTCCACGGAGATGAGTATAATTTAGGAGATATTTTCTTGGGAGTAGAATATGTAATGCAACAGTGTCAAGAAAgatcctgggattttcacggaACGCTCACA GTAGTAGCTGCACATGGAATCTGTCACTTGCTTGGGTACAGACATGAGACTGAGGAGGAGTGGGATGAG ATGTTTCGGAAAGAAAGTTACGTCCTACGGGAGTTCAACAGACTAACCGGCAGTCATCTTGAGCCTCTAACAAAAAGATGCACAGGAGACGGGTGA
- the ybey gene encoding endoribonuclease YbeY isoform X4 encodes MPTDVLSFPFYEDLRPGKLPCALHGDEYNLGDIFLGVEYVMQQCQERSWDFHGTLTVVAAHGICHLLGYRHETEEEWDEILYGIQVRRVGWPIKHSNTMLSKPVTRSFGTVGRCQVLLEKELGISIKLVSRWKHEVL; translated from the exons ATGCCCACAGATGTGCTCTCATTCCCCTTTTATGAG GACTTGAGGCCAGGCAAGCTCCCATGCGCCCTCCACGGAGATGAGTATAATTTAGGAGATATTTTCTTGGGAGTAGAATATGTAATGCAACAGTGTCAAGAAAgatcctgggattttcacggaACGCTCACA GTAGTAGCTGCACATGGAATCTGTCACTTGCTTGGGTACAGACATGAGACTGAGGAGGAGTGGGATGAG attctctatgggattcaggtcaggcgagtcggctggccaatcaagcacagtaataccatgctcagcaaaccagttactagaagttttggcactgtaggcaggtgccaagtcctgttGGAAAAGGAACtcggcatctccataaagctcgtcagcagatggaagcatgaagtgctctaa
- the ybey gene encoding endoribonuclease YbeY isoform X1 — protein sequence MVVLLRNLQNVVPIRRARLRKDVETLKRILGVQRFDVGIVCVDNRKIQHINNIYRKKNMPTDVLSFPFYEDLRPGKLPCALHGDEYNLGDIFLGVEYVMQQCQERSWDFHGTLTVVAAHGICHLLGYRHETEEEWDEILYGIQVRRVGWPIKHSNTMLSKPVTRSFGTVGRCQVLLEKELGISIKLVSRWKHEVL from the exons atggttGTACTTCTGCGAAATCTGCAAAACGTTGTTCCGATTCGACGTGCCAGGTTGCGCAAAGACGTGGAGACGCTGAAACGCATTTTGGGCGTTCAGAGATTTGACGTGGGCATCGTGTGTGTGGACAACCGCAAAATCCAACACATCAACAACATCTACAGGAAAAAGAACATGCCCACAGATGTGCTCTCATTCCCCTTTTATGAG GACTTGAGGCCAGGCAAGCTCCCATGCGCCCTCCACGGAGATGAGTATAATTTAGGAGATATTTTCTTGGGAGTAGAATATGTAATGCAACAGTGTCAAGAAAgatcctgggattttcacggaACGCTCACA GTAGTAGCTGCACATGGAATCTGTCACTTGCTTGGGTACAGACATGAGACTGAGGAGGAGTGGGATGAG attctctatgggattcaggtcaggcgagtcggctggccaatcaagcacagtaataccatgctcagcaaaccagttactagaagttttggcactgtaggcaggtgccaagtcctgttGGAAAAGGAACtcggcatctccataaagctcgtcagcagatggaagcatgaagtgctctaa
- the LOC108266459 gene encoding spermine oxidase — MNTVSRDAKIVVVGAGFAGLAAAACLVQAGFQNVKILEAKERVGGRVCTTKPFTENIIELGANWIHGQDGNPLYQLAKEQDLLVEGIAANKMMCEPHSVSPRDYFFMEGGKQLSTNTVDQVCLLFNKLTSKAFESDLEEEHRALSLGDYLDASFAESPLATSKYGSKIFEWCKRIECTDEAASSLYEVSASQIGYYIALEGSFFNSLGPGGYQAILDILLKALPSGTILSNTAVKSIQWDSQGNKAKEEKHPVRVICENDQIIQADHVIVTVSLGVLKQQARTMFEPDLPKSKLDAIERLGFGTVDKIFLCFSERFWPEDCEGIQLVWDEGPEDKAVYSSQDEEDAWKMTWFKKICGFDTVARHPTVLCGWITGREALHMETLQDSEVGDICVRLLSSFTGWPVPDVYQVLISRWGHDPHVLGSYTFIPHWVNGVKEHEALAAPLPSCSRVPESKPLQVLFAGEATHVNFYTTTHGAYLSGVREAQRLIHHYSH, encoded by the exons ATGAATACTGTATCCAGAGATGCCAAGATTGTGGTGGTGGGTGCAGGATTTGCAGGTTTGGCTGCAGCAGCCTGTTTGGTCCAGGCTGGATTTCAGAATGTCAAGATCCTTGAGGCTAAAGAGCGAGTAGGAGGAAGAGTTTGCACTACTAAACCATTTACAGAGAACATTATTGAACTTGGTGCTAACTGGATCCATGGACAGGATGGAAATCCTCTCTACCAATTAGCCAAAGAGCAAGACTTGCTGGTTGAGGGTATAGCAGCAAACAAGATGATGTGCGAGCCCCACTCTGTTAGTCCACGTGATTACTTTTTCATGGAAGGTGGGAAACAGCTTTCAACTAACACTGTTGATCAGGTGTGTCTCCTGTTCAATAAACTAACCTCGAAAGCCTTTGAGTCCGATCTGGAGGAGGAACATAGAGCCCTAAGTTTGGGGGATTATCTCGATGCGTCCTTTGCTGAATCACCTTTAGCTACCTCAAAATATGGATCAAAAATTTTTGAATGGTGCAAGAGAATTGAATGCACAGATGAGGCTGCTTCATCTCTATATGAAGTGTCTGCATCTCAGATTGGTTATTACATTGCTCTTGAGGGAAGCTTTTTTAACTCCCTTGGTCCTGGTGGTTATCAAGCAATTTTAGACATTCTTCTGAAAGCCCTGCCTTCAGGAACTATTCTGAGCAATACAGCAGTGAAGAGCATCCAGTGGGACTCTCAGGGGAACAAGGCCAAAGAAGAGAAGCATCCTGTAAGAGTGATCTGTGAAAATGATCAGATCATTCAAGCTGACCATGTGATTGTGACTGTATCTCTGGGGGTTTTAAAACAACAAGCAAGAACCATGTTTGAACCTGACCTACCAAAATCAAAGCTGGACGCTATTGAGAGACTCGGCTTCGGTACGGTGGACAAGATCTTCCTGTGTTTCAGTGAGCGATTTTGGCCAGAAGACTGTGAAGGAATCCAACTTGTTTGGGACGAGGGACCTGAAGATAAGGCAGTCTATAGCAGTCAAGACGAAGAAGATGCCTGGAAAATGACATGGTTTAAAAAGATCTGCGGTTTTGATACTGTGGCCCGTCACCCTACAGTGCTCTGCGGCTGGATCACAGGCAGAGAGGCTCTTCATATGGAGACCCTGCAGGACAGTGAGGTTGGAGATATCTGTGTAAG ATTGCTCAGTTCCTTCACTGGCTGGCCTGTTCCTGATGTCTACCAAGTTCTGATCTCTAGGTGGGGTCACGACCCTCATGTACTAGGCTCCTATACATTCATTCCTCACTGGGTGAACGGGGTGAAAGAGCATGAGGCACTAGCAGCACCTCTTCCTTCTTGTAGTCGAGTCCCAGAGAGCAAG ccTCTGCAGGTGCTGTTTGCAGGTGAAGCAACTCATGTGAACTTCTACACCACCACCCATGGAGCCTATCTGTCAGGggtcagggaagcacagagaCTCATTCACCACTACTCTCATTAA
- the LOC108266460 gene encoding spermine oxidase, which yields MSRDAKIVVVGAGFAGLAAAASLVQAGFQNVKILEAKERVGGRVCTTKPFTENIIELGANWIHGQNGNPLYKLAKKHKLLAEEGLMDDSESSRDYFFKEGGAHLPDELADEVTSRFDKLISKAFDEKLPQKYRALTLGDYLDASFAESALASSEDGSRIFEWCKRNECTDEATSSLYEVSASQASEYIAPDGEFHNTLGPGGYQAILDLILKGLPSGTILSNKAVKSIEWDSQGNKDKEEKHPVRVICENDQIIQADHVIVTVSLGVLKQQARTMFEPDLPKSKLDAIERLGFGTVDKIFLCFSERFWPEDCEGIQLVWDEGPEDKAVYSSQDEEDDWEETWFKKISGFDAVARHPTVLCGWITGREALHMETLQDSEVGDICVRLLRSFTDWPVPDVSKVLVTKWGHDSNVYGSYTYIPKEVNGVREQKALATPLPPQGKASHSKPLQVLFAGEATHENFYTTTHGAYLSGVREAQRLIDHYSH from the exons ATGTCCAGAGATGCCAAGATTGTGGTGGTGGGTGCAGGATTTGCAGGTTTGGCTGCAGCAGCCTCTTTGGTCCAGGCTGGATTTCAGAATGTCAAGATCCTTGAGGCTAAAGAGCGAGTAGGAGGAAGAGTTTGCACTACTAAACCATTTACAGAGAACATTATTGAACTTGGTGCTAACTGGATCCATGGACAGAATGGGAATCCCCTCTACAAGTTagcaaaaaaacataaactGCTAGCTGAAGAAGGTTTGATGGATGACTCGGAGAGTTCTCGAGACTACTTTTTTAAGGAGGGTGGAGCACACTTGCCAGATGAACTTGCTGATGAGGTCACCTCTCGATTTGACAAACTCATCTCCAAGGCATTTGATGAAAAATTGCCACAAAAGTACAGAGCCCTTACTTTGGGAGATTACCTTGATGCGTCCTTTGCTGAATCTGCTTTAGCATCTTCAGAAGATGGATCAAGAATTTTTGAATGGTGCAAGAGAAATGAATGCACAGACGAAGCTACATCTTCTCTATATGAAGTGTCTGCATCTCAGGCTAGTGAATATATTGCACCTGATGGGGAGTTCCATAATACCCTGGGTCCTGGGGGTTATCAAGCAATTTTAGATCTTATTCTGAAAGGTCTACCTTCAGGAACTATTCTGAGCAATAAAGCAGTGAAGAGCATTGAGTGGGACTCCCAGGGGAACAAGGACAAAGAAGAGAAGCATCCTGTAAGAGTGATCTGTGAAAATGATCAGATCATTCAAGCTGACCATGTGATTGTGACTGTATCTCTGGGGGTTTTAAAACAACAAGCAAGAACCATGTTTGAACCTGACCTACCAAAATCAAAGCTGGATGCTATTGAGAGACTCGGCTTCGGTACGGTGGACAAGATCTTCCTGTGTTTCAGTGAGCGATTTTGGCCAGAAGACTGTGAAGGAATCCAACTTGTTTGGGACGAGGGACCTGAAGATAAGGCAGTCTATAGCAGTCAAGACGAAGAAGATGACTGGGAAGAGACATGGTTTAAAAAGATTTCAGGCTTTGACGCTGTGGCCCGTCACCCTACAGTGCTCTGCGGCTGGATCACAGGCAGAGAGGCTCTTCATATGGAGACCCTGCAGGACAGTGAGGTTGGAGATATCTGTGTAAG ATTACTCAGGTCTTTCACTGACTGGCCTGTTCCTGATGTGTCGAAAGTTCTGGTCACTAAGTGGGGTCATGATTCTAATGTCTATGGCTCCTATACATATATTCCCAAGGAGGTGAATGGTGTGAGAGAACAAAAAGCACTAGCaacacctcttcctcctcagggGAAAGCTTCACACAGTAAG